In the genome of Amia ocellicauda isolate fAmiCal2 chromosome 3, fAmiCal2.hap1, whole genome shotgun sequence, one region contains:
- the gxylt2 gene encoding glucoside xylosyltransferase 2 translates to MRIYCKIVAIALCFGVLLLLYFLVGNAADEPPLREVAQQNYLQASSRVGDIVSAEFPKKSHPAPQLAPKQPRPNRKETKVARGGNIHPNLRRKTVLIKSALKSAAEEWMHLAVVACGNRLDETLTMLKSALIFSVKKIKFHIFAEDSLGSQFEKGLNQWPHPISSKFQYSIYPITFSVGNALEWKKLFKPCAAQRLFLPVILREVDSLLYVDTDVLFLRPMDDIWSFLKEFNSTQLAAMAPEHEIPKIGWYSRFARHPFYGMTGVNSGVMLMNLTRIRSTLFKNSMISTGLSWEDLLHPLYQKYKNHITWGDQDLLNIIFHYNPECLYTFPCQWNYRPDHCMYGSNCKGAEEEGVSVLHGNRGVYHDDKQPAFKAVYEAIHDYPFEDNLFQSMFYPLQAKFLDTVNTLCGRIPQVFLKQVENTMRRVYEQQVVVHMRPPSN, encoded by the exons ATGAGAATTTATTGCAAGATTGTAGCGATCGCCCTGTGCTTTGGAGTTTTGCTACTTTTGTACTTTTTGGTAGGCAATGCTGCGGACGAGCCTCCTCTGAGAGAAGTTGCACAGCAGAACTATTTGCAGGCTTCCTCCAGAGTGGGAGACATAGTTTCTGCCGAGTTTCCCAAAAAATCCCATCCTGCTCCCCAGCTTGCACCAAAACAGCCACGTCCGAACCGAAAGGAAACCAAAGTGGCCAGAGGAGGGAATATACACCCAAACCTTAG ACGAAAGACTGTTTTAATAAAGTCTGCTTTGAAGAGTGCTGCTGAGGAATGGATGCACTTGGCTGTGGTGGCCTGTGGGAATCGTTTGGACGAAACCCTCACCATGCTCAAATCTGCTCTAATCTTCAGTGTGAAGAAGATCAAATTTCACATTTTTGCAGAGGACTCCTTAGGTTCTCAGTTCGAGAAAGGG CTGAACCAGTGGCCTCATCCCATTTCCTCTAAGTTTCAGTACAGTATCTATCCTATCACATTTTCAGTGGGGAATGCTCTGGAATGGAAGAAATTATTCAAACCTTGTGCTGCCCAGCGACTCTTTCTTCCA GTTATCTTGAGGGAAGTAGACTCTCTCCTTTATGTGGATACAGACGTCCTTTTCTTAAGGCCGATGGATGACATCTGGAGCTTTCTCAAAGAGTTCAACAGCACCCAGCTTGCAGCAATGGCACCAGAACATGAAATCCCCAAAATAGGCTGGTACAGCCGCTTCGCTCGACATCCGTTTTATGGAATGACAGGAGTCAACTCAGGAGTGATGCTGATGAATCTAACTCGCATACGAAGCACACTCTTTAAG AACAGCATGATTTCCACTGGATTGTCATGGGAGGACCTTCTTCACCCTCTCTAccaaaagtacaaaaatcacaTCACCTGGGGAGACCAAGATTTACTGAACATTATTTTTCACTACAATCCAG AGTGCCTCTACACATTCCCATGTCAGTGGAACTACAGACCGGATCACTGCATGTATGGCAGCAACTGCAAGGGTGCAGAAGAGGAGGGAGTGTCTGTTCTCCATGGAAACCGTGGCGTTTACCACGATGATAAACAGCCTGCGTTCAAAGCTGTGTATGAGGCAATCCATGAT TATCCATTTGAAGATAACTTGTTCCAGTCCATGTTCTACCCACTCCAAGCTAAATTTCTGGACACGGTCAATACGCTGTGTGGCCGAATTCCTCAAGTGTTCCTGAAGCAAGTGGAGAACACCATGAGAAGGGTTTATGAGCAGCAAGTAGTTGTTCATATGAGGCCACCATCGaactaa